Genomic window (Pectinophora gossypiella chromosome 5, ilPecGoss1.1, whole genome shotgun sequence):
AACAAatgtattatgtttataaatgtttaaagtaaTAAGAGTAATGTTTCAAGTGCTTGCATTGGATGGTGTTATCTGAGACATGACGgactaataattataataaaaaaacatgtgtTAATATTCTATTGTTGCTATTTACTGAAGCTGTGTTACTGTTGTTAACTCTTGACTTTGAGTTACTTGCATTATACTTGTTGTATAGCTTTAAATACTGGAGTGTTACTTACAAACCTCAATGGTATTAATATAAATTGAGAAAAACAATAATGAAATGTATCATGTCATAAAAATATAGGTTTGAGTATGATAATAAATGGATTTATGTAACCTTCCAGTATTTGTGTAGTATGTTACACATTCCagtcatatttataaaaaatctcatCTATTGATAGAAAATTATAATCTGAAATAAGTTTATCGAATTTTATTCTATCTGCTTTTAGAACATGAACTAGCCATGTCATGTAGTTGGATGTtgaattttatctatttaataacattttcttCTATGAGTGTATAGTATGAAAAGATTATGTGGATAATGCAattgtcaagttgactaagctTGTCTGGTGTTTGTGGCTAGTAATATAAATGTTGAATGACAATTGTGTAGTTATTCACCCCAAAGAATGTACCATGTGGTGAATTCAGGGAAACATATAACTGAGAATACACCCAATGCTAAGGAAAAggcaaaatgtaatttactTAGCTCAGGGTAAATTCTCAGAATAAACATTTCCCTGAATTCAGCTTAGGGTGGATTTTGGGGATGACAAATTAGACTAGCCAGAATTGTGGAACAATTTGGTATAAATCCAACTTGCTACGTTTTGAAGATTAAGATAGATTAGAGTAGCTAATCCTATATCTACATGGCCTACCTAAGTCTGTTACATACTTTATGACTGGCATAATCTAGCGGGATTATGGCCTGTATTTATATTGATAGCCACAGAGACCCTGTGCTCGTCTggaaacttacttacttacctgttGAAGATTAAAAGTGATTGACACATTCAAGCCTTTTATTTCACCTTATCtaaaatttttcattttctttctaTATTGGATGAGGAGACAATTAGATCATATTTAGCTGTTTATCTTCCCAAGCTTGTAAAAACCAAACTAAGGAATTTTGCAGCATGTGAGAGATAAAGCTGCAATTACAAAATGATATGAATAAGGAAATGATATAGATATATGTTGATCAGAGCTTTTGCAGTGCATATCTGTTATGTTTTACTGTAGGGACACCAAACAAAggaccaaaaataaaataaaatgatggaCCATATGTTTAAACAAGAATAAAAGACTACATCAAATTTTGagatttattattgaaattttaccttatttctaaattaaaataaagatttattacgATACATAgagtacttataaaataaatatagttaaGGTTAGTTGGCATTCTCACAAGCATCCACCCAGTCATTATATACATCAATGGCTTCTGATAAAACATTTGTTGTGGTCTGGAAGTCTTCTAAGCACACTCGACACTGTATTCGGGCTGTGTTCCTTGCTCGATCCCTGGTGGAAAATGAAGAAGCTTAAAACTACATACACCACAGAAGAACTAATGACTTGTGATTCTGTCTAGACCGGTATGGCAACTATGTAATAACATAAACCACATATATAAATCTCACTGTCGAGGACAGACCAAGTTGTAATACtaaattcataaaatttaaTGCAACAGGCATGTTTGTGTATTCAGTCAGTATTAGTTGTAGGTACCATCGCAATTAATTTATACGTACATTTTCACTTCACAGGACTTTTCGTGGTTACAAAAGGGACAGTTAAACTGTTGATCCAGCGGTTCTATAGCTTTTCGTTTTGGTGGAGGCTTTCTTTTAGATTTGCGGCGACCCATTCCTGAAACAATGGTAGGTATGGCATATCTTATATTGAAGCATGCAAATACGACTGTTTCGTTTATTAACAACGTACAGGTTTATAGAGTAACTTACTGTTTGATTCACGGGCTTATTATTGCAGTACTCTCGTGTTAATTTATTTAGCGCGTTGTGGTGTGGCCCGATACCTACGGCGTTCATCACTTGACTGACGTTGACATTGACATTTTTGGTTGACATTTCATGTGTCGTTTAAAAACCAATTTAAAAACgaactggtttttttttaattattggcCTGGTTTCAAAAACTTTTGGTCTATAAATGAGTTAGGTGAGTGAGCTCAATCAATGTCGAGTGTACATTCGCCTTTACTTTACATGTTTTGTTCATTCTTGATTTTCATTCGTTCCGTTCACGTCTCAAAACGAAACGAAATGCTGTTGAGGgacttttattcattttaataatttctatGAATTATCAATAACAAACCTTTTCAAAAATGTCTCGTGCTTTGCCCTTGCTAACTGTgatatctataatatttttttcaagtgAGTATTGCGTACTTTATGCGTGTTTTATTACAACTTTTTACGGTTACAAAGTGGTAACGCCCTGTTCATGTTTTGTTTGATGTTGTTACAGTATCTTACGTTTCTGGAGAATGCACAATTCCAATAGTTTTGCGGAACACTTGGTTTTCTTTTGAGAATGGCAAGCAAACCATCACTGATATCAACGCGAGCGACATGACTGGCaggtaaaaatacattttaaaacttTGTAAGATCTCGGGCTTCGGCATAGCCTCATAACTTTTCAGTTTCTTAGtaaacattaaaattataatatatgagATTCGATAGTTAATAAGATTACATCTTATAAGATTCAatctttcaaaattcaaaaattatttttaactgtAGTCTAATAGCTACTTAACAATAACAAATTTTTATAATGTGTACTATTATTTCTCTTTCAGAGGTGTATGCGTAAATATAAAGGCAGATTACCATGTGAACTACACAATGGTGTTCCGTTACACCAACTGCTACTACTGCGTGAAGTTGATAGTTCGCACCGTGAATGTATTGGAGAAGACAGAGACACCATGTGTGGACCTTGGTCCAGACGAAGAACCGACAGTTGAGCGTGTTTGCCGTGGCCTCCGACCTGACCAGCACCTTATTAcattgttctctgaaaattctGTTCCGGTAAGCCTATATTTTAGTTGAATTTTTCCACACATCATTTTATATATTACAGCATTTCCAGTTGGGTGTTAACTTATCTTTTAGATATCAGTTGACCATACATTATTTCTAGTTCTGATTATACTATAAGCAACCTGATATTAACATTATGATATAAGATTTATGTCTTGTGAGTAGAGAAGATGGCAAATTGGAAAGTAATAAGGCTAAGTCTTTATATTTGTTGTTATTCCAATAAGataagaaaactataataaatatctaaactATTTATAAATAGTTCATTGTAATCTAATGTCAAAGGTTCTGTAAAACAAGACGTAAATAATAAACAGTTATTAATCATAACATAATCAGATCACAGTAACTTTACGCTTCTTTTCTCTGTACGCTAGGTCAACTGCAGATCCTCTCTGGAAGGTGTGTGGCAGTTTGCATATCAAAACCGGTTCCGGTTTACTGGAGAGTGCAACAATCCAGATGCTCAGATCAAGTCCTGTCAGACAGCTGGTACTCAGTTTTTGATCACCAACCAGAAGTTCAACATTACATATAGAAAATGTCCGGGCATGTCAGGCACTTTTGATGGCACTGTGGAGTACAGCTGTTTGGGTGAGTAGATGTAAATAGACTTTCTTAATTAATAGAATGTGAATTACCTTCGGCATTGAATAAGAATTTAGTGAAGAAGTTCTGAGAAAGAAGCTGTATAAAATTCCGTTGGAAGAACTATCTTTTTGTGTGGGAATTTAGGAACATTGTTATAAGGATGGCTTAGTCAAGTAATTAATAGTTCACAAAAAGAACTTAAATAATGGGTGACTAGCTCAATGCTTAATGAATGAGCTAGACATTCTTGATCCTTGATGAAATGACTAATGCAGTATTTCATTACACAAGGATGCATTAAGCCTAATGACAtggtaattatttttgtaaagtaGGTATATGACATTTTTAAACATGCGGCTATTTTAgattacattttctttattaaaattaagatGCATTGCAATTTTAAGGACATTGGTTTGTGGACAAGAACCACTTCTTTGCCGTTGCTAATACAAAGGAGTCTCGTAAAGATGAGAGGTACCGCTGCTTCCTAAAGAACAGAGATGATGATCTATATATTGGAGCATCCATCACACCAGAATGCAACACTTTGAAGACTGTGGAAAAGTCACCAGAGAGATACCGAGTTACCCCTGTTAAGGTATGACAAATCTATACAACTCTGTTTTTGTAAAATCGACTactccatactaatattataaatgcgaaagtacaTATCTGTCTGTGTTTGAACGGAACTacaaattgacgtgatttttttagTGGAGATAGTTAACGGGATGAAATTGTATATGGGACTTTTTGTAGTTTTTAAGATAGGAAGCTAAAAAACCTGTGTCTTGCCTAATTTTGGAGTttttataagaagaaataatgttattttaatatccgaacatattattattttatccagGCTGAAGTTGTGGAACCAGGTTGCAGATTACCGAAAAATTTCTCCGGTGACTGGATTAACACGGCTAATATCGACGCCGACGTATTTATCAATGAAACTCATATTATTGAGACATATTACCCAGATGAAGGAAGATTTAGGAGGACTATTTATGTGTGCAGGTAGGAAATATGATGGGAACTCGCGCAAATGGAAAATCGCGAAAACAGTTGTTAAGTTATTGTGTGTTGtaagttgttgttgtttgtgttgttgttaataaaataatgattgttatttattataattaggatgctcaataaaataaatactatgtAATCCAAGTGATATGTGTAGATATTTATAATAGAGATACTTTTCGCTGTCTACTAACTTTTTTATATGACAActgttttatattttccagAGAACAGCGTGATAGCAGAGTGATGATGGCTCGCCTCACAGTTGATGGTTGTCAGAAGGATTATGTCTGCTTTGATTTCGTACCACAACATCACAATGTTATTAGGTATGCTATAATACTTTTCCTTAGTTTCTTGCTCATAATTTTTACCATAATTTATAAAGCAGACTCATAATCCGTTTTTGAAATGTATCATTATTTTTGTGAGAGAATTACAACATCAttgttcatattttatttttattacagatTCCGGAAAGGCCTGGCTATGATACAAAGTAACTTCCACACAGTATGTTCATGGGTACAGTTTCCAAACAAAAATCAATGGCGATACGATATATTCTTAAAGAAAGATCCATCCCCAATCAGATGTCCCGTTGCAGGGAAATTCAATTTTACTCAAAAAGGAGACGTTAGGTTCGAGACTAGAATCCTTGGAGGTGTCACACTCAGTCCTAGACCAAATTTGTACTGTAAACTGAATATCAGTGATTTCTCTGTGTGTGATACGGATCAGAAAACTATACAAATCAAGGAGAACTACTGCCTGTCTGTGGATTATTTGGGCAGACCAGTTGATATTTACAGTGACCCTGACTACAGGATGAAGTGTATTGGGTATTGGAAGGAGAATTTGA
Coding sequences:
- the LOC126367130 gene encoding transcription elongation factor 1 homolog, which gives rise to MGRRKSKRKPPPKRKAIEPLDQQFNCPFCNHEKSCEVKMDRARNTARIQCRVCLEDFQTTTNVLSEAIDVYNDWVDACENAN
- the LOC126367036 gene encoding uncharacterized protein LOC126367036, encoding MSRALPLLTVISIIFFSISYVSGECTIPIVLRNTWFSFENGKQTITDINASDMTGRGVCVNIKADYHVNYTMVFRYTNCYYCVKLIVRTVNVLEKTETPCVDLGPDEEPTVERVCRGLRPDQHLITLFSENSVPVNCRSSLEGVWQFAYQNRFRFTGECNNPDAQIKSCQTAGTQFLITNQKFNITYRKCPGMSGTFDGTVEYSCLGHWFVDKNHFFAVANTKESRKDERYRCFLKNRDDDLYIGASITPECNTLKTVEKSPERYRVTPVKAEVVEPGCRLPKNFSGDWINTANIDADVFINETHIIETYYPDEGRFRRTIYVCREQRDSRVMMARLTVDGCQKDYVCFDFVPQHHNVIRFRKGLAMIQSNFHTVCSWVQFPNKNQWRYDIFLKKDPSPIRCPVAGKFNFTQKGDVRFETRILGGVTLSPRPNLYCKLNISDFSVCDTDQKTIQIKENYCLSVDYLGRPVDIYSDPDYRMKCIGYWKENLKSYLITYDELDPFSKYRCWVYQRADLNRVLMSQALGPYCDLKQDVTSWNYTEGAAVAVEMEEYERERDQCPMHFDDGSDPWSTKENYIKVFSFSYSFWRNTNGAPILGISITTIALVVLTTVL